The DNA region TCGGTGATTCTCGGGCATGGCTACCACACACTTTGCTAATTCCGATTCTGTTGAGCCTCATGGCTCAGTGTTTCTTGGTGATCAAGTGGTCACCTCCTTTTCTCGACATGAGGTTGTTAAACTGGATGAAGGCTCATTCGTTAAATGGCAGCGGTAGGTCCGGCTTATTCTTCATGGCTACGATCTATTTGGGCTTCTTGATGACTCCTTGACGGCTCCCGCACGTTTTATTCAATCCTATGATGGATGTCTTGTTGTTAATCCAGCTGTTTCAGTCTTTGATCAGCAAGGCAGTTTGCTTACTCTTGGCTGTTATCCACGATCAGCTCTTCCTTCTTGTCATCTTTCACGGATGTTCGCACTGCTCATGACGTCTGGCTCGTGGCAAACAACTTGTTTGCTGCCGATTCGAGCACGAGGCAGTCCCACTTGTGTCATGAGCTTCACTCCCTTTAGAAAGGTAGCCTCTTTGTTCGTGCCTATGTAAATAAAATTACCAGTCTGTGTGCTCTACATGCAGCATCTGGCACTCAGATCTCGGAGGCTGAACGGACGATGATTCTTCTTACTAGTCTCTGATCGAATTTTGATGCTATTGTTTCTTTTGCGTCTCTCTCTTCGGGACCATTGCTGTTTCAACGCATCGTTGATGCTTTGTTTGAGTGCGAAGCTCAATACGGTCAGACTGCATAAGAGGTTTTGATCGTTGCCAATATGGTGGAGGGGAGGCAACTTTTGTCGACAGATGTCACGTTTCGTAGAGGAGGACGTTCCTCCATTTGTGGTCGTAGTCATTCTTTTCATCCACGGATCCAGTGTCAGATCTTAGCCACTATGGCCATCTAGCGCAGAGATGCTATTATAGATACGATCGTGATGATCAATCACTGACCGATGCACCGTTGGCACGACGGGGTGGTTTTTTGTCTGGCTTGTTTGGGAGAGATGATGACCGAATAAGAGAGAATGGTTTTGGTCAAAATTGGGGGAATTATGGTCAAAATTGGAGGCCCTTTGTTTGGCCAAATTATGGAATGGCAAATAGTATCCCACGTGGGCCACATTCAAGGACTCAAAATAAATGATCCAATCCATTTGTTAAACATAGAAATGGGAAACGTGTTCATGATGATCGAAATCCATATGATAATGGGCGTGATTTTGGTGATATGGGTTTTCACTTTTGTAATGACTCCTTGGGCAATACGTCTGGTCAGATGGTCTCTCGGCCACGTAGGCCTAGTGTATCAGTTCGATTCCGTACACCTGATGATCAATTTGTGCCCAAGCCCTCTGTTAATTGTGTTAATGTTGATAGATCTTGGCAGGCTATTCATGAGGTCCTGTAAAGAAAAAAACCACGTGCTCGTGTGTTTAGTGTTGCCTCATCTCCATATGACTTGTCCCAGTTTGTTGGGATTCCCCCCAAGCTTCCTGAGTTGCACGCCTCAGATTATTCTGATGCTTCTGCATATAACTCCAATTTTAATTCTACTAACTCCTATGTTCCGTTGCCGGTAGGAAGCACGTCTTGGTGCCCAAATTCGGGGGCTACTCATCACGTCTGCAAGAATACTTCAGATTTACATGGCCCCACTCCTTATACATGTACTTCTTCTCTTTTAATGGGTAATGGGGTCTCTACCAAAATTTCATCCATTGGGAGTACAAATTTTCCTACAAAGAAGAGGTTGCTACATCTCTCAAATGTGCTATGTGTGCCaagtattcaaaaaaatttattatctgTGTTTAAGTTTGCTACTGACAACAATGTGTTTTTTGAGTTTCACCATTCGTATTGTGTGATTGAGGACATTCAGACACAGGAAATCTTAATGAGGGGCCAAGTTCATGATGGGCTCTATCAGTTTTCAGCAGGTTCGAGTATTTTGTCTCTATTTGTTAATAGTATGGTTGTTCAACGTTCTTCTACAGCTGATGGTTTTGGTTTGTGGCATAAAAGGCTGGGCCATCCTGCTCCTAATACTGTAAAGGCTGTTCTAGATAAATGTCGTATTACTGTAAATAAAAGTTCTCTTGATAATGTTTGTGTCACctgtcaaaaaggaaaatttcataaattacttTTTTCTCATTCTAATACTGAGTATGTTGATTTGTTTGAATTGGTTATTTCTGATTTGTGAGGCCCAGTTGCTGTTCCCTGTGAAGGAAATTTGTATTATGTTTCTTTCATTAAATTGACTAGTCAATTTACCTGGGTATATCTGATAAGTTGCAAATCTTAAGCCGTGAAGTGTTTTGGTCAATTTCAAAAAATGGTTCTCACTCAGTTCAGGAAGTGCATTAAGAAATTTCAAAGTGATTGGGGCGGTGAGTTTCGTGCTTTCTCATCTGTTCTTGCTAGTCAAGGGATACTTTATCGTGTTTGCTACCGTCATACTTCTGAACAAAATGGCGTCACTGAACGTAAGCACAGACATATTGTGGAGACTAGTTTTACTCTTTTAGCTCAGGCTAATTTACCAATGCAATACTGGGGCTATGCTTTTTGCAGTGTAGTTCATTCTATTAATCAGTTGCCTACTTCTGTGTTGAACGGACGATCCCCGTATCAAGGTTTGTTTAATCATGAACCGACTTATGATCATCTTAGAGTGTTTGGTTGCTGTTGTTTTCCATATTTACGTCCGTTTCTTAAACATAAGCTTGAGTTTCGGTCCCAACCATTTACGTTTCTTGGGTATAGTGCGCATCATAAAGGTTATTATTGTCTAACACCCAATAGTAAGGTTATTGTTTCTAGGCATGTTGTGTTTGATGAAAATCAGTTTCTGTTTCCAGTCTATTCTCCTGCCAGTGATCAGATGTCTCCGGGCAATACTACGTATGTTCCTGTAGTTCGATCATTTCCCACTAAGGAAACTGGTTTGCCTTCTGCTCCTCCACCTGGGGTTTCTCTAGGAAGTCATAATAGTGAACCTGATCTGCGTGGTTCTTCTGCTACGTGTGATGCTTCTCGTCATAGTTCTGTCGATTTACTAGATGACTCAGAACCTATTGTCTGAGATGAGGCTATCTCTACTTCAGTTATTCCTGCTAAGCTTGTTTCTATTCCTCCTGTTTCTACTACCAATACTCATGGTATGGTTACTCGATCTAAGGCTGGTATCTTTAAACCCAAAGCTTTTCGTGTAGACAATGTTGAGGTTGAGCCAAGTTTTGTTGAGGAGTCTCTTGCTCATCTAGACTGGCGACTAGCTATTCAAGCTGAGTATGACGCATTAATGGCTAACTCAATATGGGAGCTCTGTTCTCTCCCTTCTGGTCGGAAGACGATTGGTTGCAAAtggttgttgaaaataaaaaagaatcttGATGGAACAATTAATCGTTGAAAGGCACGGTTAGTATCCAAGGGCTGTTCATAGGTGCTTGGATGTGATTTTAACAAGACATTCAGTCCAGTAGTCAAACTTGCTACTATTTGAGTCATTCTCTCTGTTGCCGTGACCAAGGGTTGGTCACTCCGATAAGTTGATGTAAATAATACCTTTCTAAATGGTGATCTAACTGATGAAGTGTTTAGGCAGCGCCTCCAGGTTTTGTGCAACATGGTTCCAGTGGTGAAAAGCTGGTGTGTCATCTGaataaagctttatatggtttaCGACAAGCTCCTCGTGCctaatttgagaaattaaaacaGTTTCTTGTTTCTACTGGTTTTACGTTGTCAAAATTGGATGCCTCATTATTTGTTCGGGCTTCCTCTGATTCTACTCTGTATGTGCTTGTCTATGTAGATGATATTGTTATTACTGGCAGTTCATttgatgaaataaattgttttgtcCAGCAGCTACACAACAAGTTTGCTTTAAAGGATATGGGTGAGCTTCATTTTTTTTGGGGGATTGAGGTCAGTCGGCCTTCCTCTGGTAGTCTTCACTTGTGTCAGCGCAAATACATTCGGGAGCTTCTTGTATGGAGTTCTATGTCTACTACTAAAAGTGTTCATACACCAATGGTAATCTCTTCCATGTTATTAAAGGATGAGGGTGAGTGTCTTGCTGATCCAACTGAATATCGTAGTCTTGCCGGTGCTCTTCAGTATATTGTGTTAACCTGGCCTGATATTGTAGATGCCATTAATAGGGTGTGTCAATTTTTGCATGCTCCCACTAATCTACACATGGTAGCATTAAAACGCATTCTTCGGTACTTACGTGGTGCTCTTTCTTATGGCTTACTTTTTCGGCGATCTGAGTGGTTATCATTGGTCGACTATACAGATGCAAATTGGGGGCTTGATTTTGATTATCGTCACTCTACTATGGGATACTATGTGTACTTTGGTCATACACCTATATCTTGGTGTTCCAAGAAATAACAAGTTGTTTCTCGCTCTACGGCGGAGGCTGAATATTGTAGTTTGGCAGCTTTCACTATTGATGTTGCTTGGCTGGTCTCTCTCTTGACAGAGTTAACACTAAGTTCAGTTGATCCTCCGACAGTGTGGTGTGATAATTCTAGTGCAGTCGCTGTTGCAGCTAATCCAGTTCTGCACTCCAAGTTTAAACATGTTGAACTTGATCTATTTTTTGTCTGGGAAAAGGTGGCAAGTGGCTAGTTGATTGTTGGCGAAGTTCCCGCCTATGACCAAGTGGCCAATATTCTTACTAAACCGTTGTCTGTGTTGATTTTTACTCGGATTTGACATTTTCTTCGGGTCGTCCCACTTGAGGAAGTTGGCTGAATGTTGTAGTATCTAATACACATGTGATTAATGTGTAATTAGCTAAGTGGTTAGGCCGTTAGAAAAGTTGGTATTtgataatgctctagaataacgtatttttatgtattaattatgtgtttattctgagcttgatcctactaatttgagctatttatgtctttttatcttatagggactgatttggagaaaaaataaaattaagggacaaaagtgAGAATTTGGAAACACAATGGGCTGATATGCGACACAGGAAAAAGATTGTGCCAAAAGTGCGAGCATGGaagacacaaggactaaaaacacaaaaagaagagattttattctatacGACTCCATgttatttatattaggataattaatattaagataattattaggattattcaaatttaggattttattttaattatctttaattaaatgtatttatctttttagaatttaagttcaattagactatctccctagcactataaatagggggtgaagtgactctatttggggtttatctttttctgtaaacactctccccctgaaagtctaggtttttgtttctttatattctctttcaataaaattttcttttccatttaatattgattttcttatccaccattatcatgagccactaaaatttatctagccgaaagttgtcaatattccccaaaaaggggttcttgaggcttagaatccgtacttagccttctcgccaagtattcatcgtttctctgcactacgggctgacgcttccgtccatggcccttaaaAAGTAaacttttcagcatatgcaaaggcgacCACTTTGTATGTTTTTGAAGGATTGCACAGTCGGTTCATTAACTTACTGCGttagaggttggcgagccaaagagacaaaatgacgtgggattcgccattgagaagcgttgatctagcatagattactggctagactcaggttccctaaaaatcgtaagtctaatctttggagctggtggtcataagcgtcctcttccactataactggcttacttgagttgagaagGGTTATTTAAAAGTCGAGGATTGagcccaaggcggaatgagacaactggaggctggaatctatcaataagaatttcttttcctttaactctctttattattttcattattttcgtaatcacaatttcagtcaactttagattctgtttatttatttatttatctttttcttccaaattaaatccttaattctattatttttatttctttcctgtcacgcaggttttcttgggcacgattctgcccaggatttcgagaaacaagcatttgtatgatccggtccctgaggattcgaccctacttccactttactgttctttttcattattttgtaggCCTCCCTTCTCTATATAAGCATGTATTTTGAACAGATTAAAGAAGAGTAAATCGTTACCTTGAGAGTATTACTTCATCTCTTTTATAGCGCAATTCTTTGTTCATCTAAGTATTCTATCACTAATGCTAATTTAGAGGTCCAATTCCTTCTCTACTTGGAAATTTTTCAATGTTGGAGACTCTTAGATTGGGTGGCAACGGTGGAGACGTGACTTTTCTCCATAAGTTCAAAAAAATATATGATGTTGGAAAACTTGAGTGACTTTCCCATCTTTCTCGTTTGAAAGAGGTTGATCTCAATTTCACTAACCTGAGCAATGCCAAGGGTTGGTCTCAAATCATTAACCATCTTCTTTTGCTTCAAAAACTAAGTCTGAGAGATTGTGATTTTCCAAGCAACTCATCTTCTTCTATTTCCCTTGCCAATCTTCTACATCTCTCATCACTCTTGATCTCTCTGATAATAAGCTCCCTTCTTCTGCCATATATCCATGGCTGTTTAATGTTAGAAACAACCTTGTTTCCCTTAATCTCTCAAGTAACCAGTTGAAAGGTCCAATTCTAGAAGCTCTTGGGAACATGATGGTTATTCAAGTTATTTGAGTGATAATCTTTTGATATTAGCTAAGAATCAAGTTAGGGGAGATTCCGTGTTGAATGAAATCAGAAAACTACCAGATTTCATGGTTTTAGATCTTGGGTAAAACCTTTTAAATGGATCCATAAGCAAAAGCATTGGACAACTTTCCAACTTGTAATTCTTGCGGCTTGCAGGGAATTCTTTTGATGGTGATGTGATTTACGAAGCTCATTTCTCAAATTTCACCCACTTAGAGAAGTTGGATTTATCCTACACTTCATTGACTTTGAAATTCAACTCCAGATAGATTCCTCCTTTTCAACTAAGTCAAATAATGCTTTGCCCTTGCAAGTTAGGGCCTCATTTCCCAGATTGAATTGGGACACAAATGGACGTCCCAACCCCTGAATTTGATATTTCATCAGTAGACTACCATGATATTTCTGCTTCAGGAATTTCGGATTCTATTCCCTACTGGTTGTGGGACCCAGTTCATAGATTAAGGTACATAAACATGCCTTTCAATCAGATAAGTGGTACTTTTCCAAATAACTACATCCACATAAGCCATCTAGATCTAAGCTTTGATAATTTCTCAGGACCATTGCCACTTTTTTCTTTAGACTTTAGTGAAATCGGGACCATTAACATTTCCAAAAACAAGTTTAATGGTTCAGTCTCTCCAGTTTGCAATAGTACCAATAAAGGTGTTTTGGCATTACTTGATCCTCAAGTAATTTGTTTCCTGGAGTGGTTCTTGACTGTTTTCAAAGTTTCAGGTCTTTAACAGCTTTGAATTTGGTTGATAATAGTTTCTCCGGCTCCCTTCCAAGCTCCTTAGGATCTTTGAATTCTCTTGAAATGCTCAGTTGACGTGGAAATAAATTCTCTGGAGAATTACCTTCATCTTTACAAAATTGTACCAAGTTAAGATTTCCAGACTTGAGTGATCATGAATTATCAGGAGAAATACCTATGTGGATCGGCCAAAGGCTTTCATCGTTGGTTTTTCTTAGCCTTCAAAGGAATCAGTTCAGGGGAAGGATTCCCTATCAACTTTGTGGATTGAAATATCTACAAATCTTGGACCTCTCTGTAAATAAAATCTCTAATACCATACCGCCATGTCTCAATAATTTCACTTCAATGGCAAAAAAAGTGAGTTTAGATCGAAGGATTGAGCATCACCTCTTAGATGAAGTGTCTTCTCTATGGTTCATTCAGCTTAGGCATGTTGATGAGGCATTGCTTACATGGAAAGGAACAAAGCAAAACTATCCACAACTTGGCCTACTACTAGCCATTGATCTCTTTTGTAACAAATTAACAGGAGAGATTCCTGAAGAATTAAGTAGTCTTCAAGAACTGGTTGCATTGAACCTATCAAGAAATTTTTTTACAGGAAAAGTTCTTCAAAAGATTGGGCATCTAAGACAAATAGAGGTGCTTGACCTGTCAAGAAACAAGTTTTCAGGAAACATCCCAACGAGCTTGTCTGAATTAACATTTCTAAGTGTCTTGGACTTGTCTTACAATGACTTGTCTGGAAAAATTCCAACCAGCACTCAACTACAGAGCTTTGATCTTTCATCATTTTCCCATAATAGAAGACTTTTTGGTCCTCCAATTTCACCGAATTGCTCACTGGTGGAACCACCTCCTGGCAAATCTGCAGTAGCAGGTGAAAAAGATTCTGATGAGTTCATGAAATGGTTTTACACTGGCATGGGACTTGGATTTGCTGTGGGTTTCTAGGGGTTTTGCAGTGTTGTGTACTTCAAGCGTTCATGAAAGCGTTCATATTATCGTTACTTGGATAATGCAAATGATTGGGTTTATGTTACATTTGTTCTGCTGAAGGCAAGGGTTGTGAGGAGAATCAAAGCTCTTTCAACAAGGTAATAAATTTACTTTCTTCACTCCTTAACAAAGTTCTTTCAAAGTTGAGAAATATATCATTAACTAAATAACAAagttgtatattattatttttcaggTGTGATTAGAACTGCAACTGAAGGTGGTTTTTCCTGCATGTGAGAAAATCTTaataaaaaacttataaattaatacatgtttgtatttttgatgatttctaatTTCTATATATTAGGAAGAGATTTGTGATGACTTTCTTATAATACGTTTATCTTATATTTGGTTTGTATATTTCTTTTCTATCGAATGTAATTTTAGCAAAACAAAAAGACTCTTTgctaataaaaaggaaaaatatattgatgggagaaaatttatcaaaattataacaatagttttcataaaatattgaacattttctttatttatatgcTTAACTTATAAATTGGCATCTAAATTATACCTTTTTCTTATCTAGATAcctaaacttttatttatttatttttttgctatATAAGGTACCTAAACTACTTATTTTTTTCAAGTTGGTATCTCTGTTAGTTAAACCGtcaaatctatttaaaaaaaacatagccTATAAATTGCTACTTaaactatgtatttttttctattttggtactaaaatatttttttgttacaagTGATAAGCGTtatccgtataagaccatagctgggctatggcatcggaaaACAAGTAATAAGTGATATTCGTATAAGACcgtagctgggctatggcttcggatTAAAGTGATACAAGTGAACCGTATAAGaacatagctgggctatggcatcggagaaaagtgataagtgctcccgtgtaagaccatatctgggatatgacatcggtaTGATATATgactcgtgtaagaccatggttgggccATGGCTTCAGAAAGTGAAACATGATCATGTGCAAGTCCATAGTTTTACTATAGCAAAGTGAAGACGGAGTACTCAATTCCGTATAGTTTCTTAATTTGAAAAGAAATGGTAAGTgataaatgggcccaaaagaatgaAGTTTAAGTGTGAATAATATTAAGTGAAATTGACTTGGTTTGTGAATGACAGAAGAAATTAGTGAATTGTATAATATACGAATGCTTTACCATATTTGGTAAGtttatgtgaacttactaagctttcacaagCTTATTTGAATGTGATTGTCATGTCTTGTAGATTAACGTGGAGTCGGAGGATCAGATCATCacgaagaatcacactatccagacgTTCTTCGATAGTTTTGGGGTTATTatcttttgatttatatggcatgtataagtatttGGTTGGATAAAGTTATAGATGGTTAAAGTATGTAAAAGAGATGGCTTACGGGTATGAAACTTAGTTTAATGGTTAAGTAGTACTGTGTTAATATAAAATGCATATTTTAGGCATAAATTGGTTGATTGGTTGGTTGTAATTTGTATATAATTGTGTTTAAGTGTAGGTAATGGATGAAatggtgagaaaagtggcctaaaacgacctattttcgtccacatgattagacacacgggcgtatgtctaggccgtgtgtgacactcgATAAGCCTACTGGCATGTGAAATGACCGTGTGTTTCCCTGCATTCTTAAATGTAAAGTCAGGATAGTACACGGGCAAACGACAAGGCCGTGTGTCTTGCTCGTGTGAAGAACACGGGTTtcaagcatggtcgtgtgtcaaaattgtgtgaaaatggcttaaaaatggtgaaaaattagtttaccacacgacctagccacatgggcgtgtgcccatgTCGTGTACCCTTTTGATGCTTAAGAAATTACATGTCAGAATTTCCCACAAGCTAGCTACACGGCCATGGGAGGAGCCACACTGgctggccatacgggcgtgtgtccctaacttcaagaattttttttcaaagttttccaaagttACCGGTTTAGTTCCAAATCACTTCTACAACatgtattgggccccgtaggcccatattagagactttatggtgaaatttgaaaagtttttatttggaatgcaaatttatgactcagttttgtacAATGCTGGTGTATAAGTTTAGTAATGcattgtaaccctattctagtgacgaatacgggttaggggtgttacatttagtagtatcagagctcaGTTTAGCCAATTCTTGGAATGATTGTGTTGTGTAAAGTGATTAGAAACagatgccatataaatctgtaatagtgtgatgtgtatgatccgatctaactcttgttatttttatagataaCTCTTGATTATAAAGATGTCAGATAGACCAGAACGTACAGAACAAGAAGAAGAAGTAAATAGTAGAGTATAGACTTCTGAACAGGGGAC from Gossypium hirsutum isolate 1008001.06 chromosome A04, Gossypium_hirsutum_v2.1, whole genome shotgun sequence includes:
- the LOC107947938 gene encoding receptor-like protein EIX2; the encoded protein is MDVPTPEFDISSVDYHDISASGISDSIPYWLWDPVHRLRYINMPFNQISGTFPNNYIHISHLDLSFDNFSGPLPLFSLDFSEIGTINISKNKFNGSVSPVCNSTNKGVLALLDPQVICFLEWFLTVFKVSGEIPMWIGQRLSSLVFLSLQRNQFRGRIPYQLCGLKYLQILDLSVNKISNTIPPCLNNFTSMAKKVSLDRRIEHHLLDEVSSLWFIQLRHVDEALLTWKGTKQNYPQLGLLLAIDLFCNKLTGEIPEELSSLQELVALNLSRNFFTGKVLQKIGHLRQIEVLDLSRNKFSGNIPTSLSELTFLSVLDLSYNDLSGKIPTSTQLQSFDLSSFSHNRRLFGPPISPNCSLVEPPPGKSAVAGEKDSDEFMKWFYTGMGLGFAVGF